One segment of Cohaesibacter intestini DNA contains the following:
- the pstA gene encoding phosphate ABC transporter permease PstA produces the protein MTDTTPNQVDSVVETAHREVGLKKRYASETRFRLGGVAAIAMGILFLIILFWSIVSKGYTAFEQTQVRLDLYLDEQVIDPSGNRSRSELQRAIRYNKIIEPAFYRALGIDPKDKTKRKEMREAKKLISRGAAIEIRDMVLNDPSLIGSRKTMWLLADGDVDSFVKGQISRDIPESRRQISDQQIGWIDDLRERGIMDKKFNTGLFTFGASSRAETAGIGVAVVGSIFMMITVLVLALPIGVAASIYLEEFAPKNRWTDLIEVNINNLAAVPSIVFGLLGLAVFINFAGLPRSASIVGGLVLTLMTLPTIIIATRSALKAVPPSIREAALGVGASKTQAIFHHVLPLASPGILTGTIIGLAQALGETAPLLMIGMVAFVKDFPVNPFDPATALPVQIYMWAGAAERAFVERTSAAIMILLGFLALMNISAVLLRRRFERRW, from the coding sequence ATGACTGATACCACACCAAATCAAGTCGACTCGGTTGTTGAAACTGCCCATCGCGAGGTCGGTCTCAAGAAACGCTACGCGTCGGAAACGCGCTTCCGTCTGGGCGGGGTTGCAGCGATCGCAATGGGCATCCTGTTTCTGATCATCCTGTTCTGGTCGATCGTCTCAAAGGGCTATACCGCCTTTGAACAGACCCAGGTCCGCCTCGATCTTTATCTTGACGAGCAGGTTATCGACCCGTCGGGCAACCGGTCCCGCAGTGAATTGCAGCGGGCCATTCGCTACAACAAGATTATTGAGCCGGCCTTTTATCGCGCTCTGGGCATTGATCCCAAGGACAAGACCAAGCGCAAGGAAATGCGGGAAGCCAAAAAGCTGATTTCCCGTGGTGCCGCCATTGAAATCCGTGACATGGTTCTCAACGATCCTTCGCTGATTGGCAGCCGGAAAACCATGTGGCTTTTGGCCGACGGGGATGTCGACAGCTTCGTCAAGGGACAGATTTCCCGCGACATTCCTGAAAGCCGTCGCCAAATCAGCGACCAGCAAATTGGCTGGATCGACGATCTGCGCGAACGGGGCATCATGGACAAGAAGTTCAATACCGGCCTCTTCACCTTCGGCGCTTCGTCCCGTGCCGAGACGGCCGGTATCGGGGTTGCGGTTGTCGGGTCAATCTTCATGATGATCACCGTTCTGGTTCTGGCTCTGCCAATCGGGGTGGCTGCATCGATCTATCTGGAAGAGTTTGCACCCAAAAATCGCTGGACCGACCTGATCGAGGTCAACATCAACAACCTTGCTGCGGTGCCTTCCATCGTGTTTGGCCTGTTGGGTCTGGCCGTCTTTATCAACTTTGCCGGTCTGCCACGGTCCGCATCGATTGTCGGCGGTCTCGTTTTGACGCTGATGACCCTGCCGACCATCATCATCGCCACCCGCTCTGCCTTGAAGGCGGTTCCACCGTCCATCCGGGAAGCGGCCCTCGGGGTTGGCGCATCCAAGACACAGGCCATTTTCCACCATGTGCTGCCCCTTGCCTCTCCGGGCATTCTGACCGGCACCATCATTGGTCTGGCTCAGGCCCTTGGGGAAACCGCACCGTTGCTGATGATCGGCATGGTGGCGTTCGTCAAGGATTTTCCAGTCAATCCGTTTGATCCGGCGACCGCCCTTCCGGTCCAGATTTACATGTGGGCCGGTGCAGCGGAACGCGCCTTTGTCGAGCGCACCTCGGCTGCCATCATGATCCTTCTGGGCTTCCTCGCCCTGATGAATATTTCTGCGGTGCTTCTGCGTCGCCGCTTCGAGCGTCGCTGGTAG
- the pstB gene encoding phosphate ABC transporter ATP-binding protein PstB: MQDTNPNIQNASARAKPIKMSGEKVTVHYGEKQALFDVDLKIEENQVTALIGPSGCGKSTFLRCLNRMNDTIDICRVGGAIKLGDSDIYDPKVDVVELRARVGMVFQKPNPFPKSIFENVAYGPRIHGLCRNKAEMEEVVVSSLQKAGLFEEIKDRLDEPGTGLSGGQQQRLCIARAIAVSPEVILMDEPCSALDPIATAKVEELIDELRENYTIVIVTHSMQQAARVSQRTAFFHLGNLVEEGQTDMIFTNPKDQRTQDYITGRFG; encoded by the coding sequence ATGCAGGATACCAACCCGAATATTCAGAACGCCTCCGCGCGTGCGAAGCCGATCAAGATGTCCGGCGAGAAAGTCACCGTCCATTATGGTGAGAAGCAGGCTCTGTTCGATGTCGATCTGAAGATCGAAGAAAATCAGGTCACCGCACTGATCGGCCCGTCCGGCTGTGGCAAGTCGACTTTCTTGCGTTGCCTGAACCGGATGAATGACACGATCGACATTTGTCGCGTCGGCGGCGCCATCAAGCTTGGCGACAGTGACATTTACGACCCAAAGGTGGATGTGGTCGAGCTGCGTGCCCGCGTTGGCATGGTGTTCCAGAAGCCCAACCCATTCCCCAAGAGCATCTTCGAGAATGTGGCCTATGGCCCGCGCATTCACGGTCTTTGCCGCAACAAGGCAGAGATGGAAGAGGTTGTCGTCTCTTCCTTGCAGAAGGCCGGTCTGTTTGAAGAAATCAAGGACCGCCTTGATGAGCCAGGCACCGGCCTGTCCGGTGGGCAGCAACAGCGCCTGTGCATTGCGCGCGCCATCGCGGTCAGCCCGGAAGTCATCCTGATGGATGAGCCCTGCTCGGCCCTTGACCCGATCGCCACGGCAAAGGTTGAGGAGCTGATTGACGAATTGCGCGAGAATTACACCATCGTCATCGTGACCCACTCCATGCAGCAGGCTGCCCGTGTGTCTCAGCGCACCGCTTTCTTCCATCTTGGCAATCTCGTCGAGGAAGGCCAAACCGATATGATCTTTACCAACCCGAAAGATCAGCGGACGCAGGACTATATCACCGGCCGCTTCGGCTAA
- the phoU gene encoding phosphate signaling complex protein PhoU, with product MSDHIVSSYDDDLRELTGRIAEMGGHAERMVEEAVSSLVRMDMSAAHATVAKDALINKLDQEIEEKAVLTIARRQPMAKDLREIVAALRISIDLERVADLGKNIARNALALEGRSHPKQLMHGIEHMAEITLDQLRRTLDAYTAHDENVALAVVQKDREVDALYNSLFREFLTYMMEDPRNITVCTNLLFAAKHLERVGDHATNIAETIYYVKTGHTMDDRPL from the coding sequence ATGTCTGATCATATTGTCTCGTCCTATGATGACGACCTGCGCGAGCTGACCGGCCGCATTGCCGAAATGGGTGGCCATGCAGAGCGCATGGTGGAAGAAGCTGTTAGTTCTCTGGTCCGCATGGACATGAGTGCGGCCCATGCAACGGTCGCAAAGGATGCGCTCATCAACAAGCTGGATCAGGAAATCGAAGAGAAAGCCGTTCTCACCATCGCCCGTCGCCAACCAATGGCGAAGGACTTGCGTGAGATTGTGGCAGCCCTGCGCATTTCCATCGATCTGGAGCGCGTTGCCGATCTGGGCAAGAATATTGCCCGCAACGCCTTGGCTCTGGAAGGCCGCAGCCATCCAAAGCAGTTGATGCACGGCATCGAGCATATGGCCGAGATCACTCTTGACCAGCTGCGCCGGACGCTGGATGCCTATACCGCCCACGACGAGAATGTGGCATTGGCCGTGGTCCAGAAGGACCGTGAAGTGGATGCCCTGTACAATTCGTTGTTCCGTGAGTTCCTCACTTACATGATGGAAGATCCACGCAACATCACCGTTTGCACCAACCTGCTGTTTGCTGCCAAACATCTCGAACGCGTCGGAGATCATGCAACCAACATCGCTGAAACGATCTATTATGTGAAAACCGGGCATACGATGGACGATCGTCCCCTGTGA
- the phoB gene encoding phosphate regulon transcriptional regulator PhoB produces MSPKVMIVEDEEALSLLLRYNLEAEGYQVEVIARGDEAESRLQETLPDLLLLDWMLPGLSGIELCRRLRAKPKTLKLPVIMLTARGEESERIRGLSTGADDYVVKPFSVPELMARVRAILRRASPDLVATILKAGDLELNRETHRVKRANREVNLGPTEYRLLEFLMQNPGRVYSREQLLDGVWGHDVYVDERTVDVHVGRLRKTINRGRVKDPIRTVRGSGYSFDDQFAVE; encoded by the coding sequence ATGAGCCCCAAAGTAATGATCGTGGAGGATGAAGAAGCCCTTAGCCTTCTTCTGCGTTACAATCTGGAAGCCGAAGGCTATCAGGTAGAGGTTATTGCCCGCGGTGATGAAGCGGAGAGCAGGTTGCAGGAAACCCTTCCAGACCTGCTGCTTCTGGATTGGATGCTGCCGGGACTGTCTGGCATCGAATTGTGCAGGCGCTTGCGTGCGAAACCGAAAACCCTCAAGCTCCCCGTCATCATGCTGACGGCGCGGGGCGAGGAATCCGAGCGCATTCGCGGACTTTCCACTGGTGCTGATGATTATGTGGTCAAGCCCTTCTCCGTACCGGAGCTGATGGCCCGTGTGCGGGCAATCCTGCGCCGGGCCAGCCCGGATCTGGTCGCAACCATCCTTAAGGCCGGAGATTTGGAGCTAAACCGGGAGACCCATCGCGTCAAACGCGCCAATCGCGAGGTCAATCTGGGCCCGACCGAATATCGTCTGCTGGAATTTCTGATGCAGAATCCGGGTCGTGTCTATTCCCGCGAACAGCTGCTCGATGGGGTCTGGGGCCATGATGTCTATGTCGACGAGCGGACCGTAGATGTCCATGTGGGGCGCCTGCGCAAAACCATCAATCGGGGCCGGGTGAAAGATCCCATCCGCACCGTGCGTGGCTCAGGCTACAGCTTCGATGACCAATTTGCGGTTGAGTGA
- a CDS encoding L,D-transpeptidase family protein: protein MLTVTVLLSSTAVGAAAGTPVSQLPVSSKAEKHLDPTLDAPVQIIVSRKDQRLRVFKGGEEIATSRVSTGKRGHTTPTGIYSILEKRRRHFSNLYNSAPMPYMQRLTWSGIALHESNSVPSYPASHGCIRLPNGFAKKLFSLTERGAHVVIANRDAAPELIAHPVLFQPEEMTSFDKLSSVQAAERQATKTFGKVALLSDKPPLDPLAHQMAKRLNRFAEIRQSDKPLRIFITRQAKGNLVHEVQTLLNKLGFDAGAPDGLVGKMTLSAVNAFVASKKDSIESRQSSISSKIDQTLLAQLYQAAGKGAVPTGHLFVRHNFKPLFDAPIQIRNPEQALGAHLFTASLSREEEGKLDWRALALGDMLTARLQDRYGVTDPGADDGIVASTDILDRVIIPDHVRAQVNHLIGNGASLTISDRGFSRETTPQGTDFIVLTKPSLPKYAKKTPAKVKKQRVVRKITKPKRSVAEVKKPKRRGLFGLFKKRNTDQVASR, encoded by the coding sequence ATGCTCACTGTTACCGTGCTTCTGTCCAGCACCGCTGTCGGAGCTGCGGCTGGCACGCCTGTCTCGCAACTGCCTGTTTCCAGCAAGGCTGAAAAACATCTGGATCCTACGTTGGACGCGCCTGTGCAGATCATTGTCTCGCGCAAGGATCAGCGTCTGCGGGTCTTCAAGGGCGGTGAGGAAATTGCGACCTCGCGTGTTTCGACCGGCAAGCGCGGCCACACCACCCCGACCGGCATCTATTCCATTCTGGAAAAGCGTCGCCGCCATTTCTCCAACCTCTATAACAGCGCACCAATGCCTTACATGCAGCGCCTGACATGGTCTGGCATTGCCTTGCATGAATCCAATTCTGTGCCGAGCTATCCGGCGTCCCATGGCTGCATCCGGTTGCCCAACGGCTTTGCCAAAAAGCTTTTCAGCCTCACCGAGCGTGGCGCCCATGTGGTGATAGCCAATCGTGATGCTGCACCGGAACTGATTGCCCATCCGGTGCTGTTCCAGCCAGAGGAAATGACCTCTTTCGACAAACTGTCGTCTGTGCAGGCAGCCGAACGCCAGGCCACCAAGACCTTTGGCAAGGTTGCCCTCCTGTCCGACAAGCCACCGCTTGATCCGTTGGCCCATCAAATGGCCAAGCGCCTCAACCGGTTTGCTGAAATCCGCCAGAGCGACAAGCCCTTGCGTATTTTCATCACCCGTCAGGCCAAAGGCAATCTGGTCCATGAAGTCCAGACCTTGCTGAACAAACTGGGCTTTGATGCGGGCGCGCCCGATGGCCTTGTGGGCAAAATGACACTGAGTGCTGTCAACGCTTTTGTCGCTTCCAAGAAAGACAGCATCGAAAGCCGCCAGTCTTCAATCTCCAGCAAGATCGATCAGACCCTGCTGGCGCAATTGTATCAGGCAGCAGGCAAGGGCGCAGTGCCGACTGGCCACCTCTTTGTGCGTCACAATTTCAAGCCCCTGTTCGATGCTCCGATCCAGATCCGCAATCCCGAGCAAGCGCTCGGCGCCCACCTCTTCACCGCGTCGCTTTCGCGTGAAGAAGAAGGTAAGCTTGATTGGCGGGCGCTGGCTCTTGGTGACATGCTGACAGCCAGGCTGCAAGACCGCTATGGGGTGACTGATCCGGGCGCCGATGATGGGATCGTGGCGTCCACAGACATTCTCGATCGTGTCATCATTCCTGATCATGTCCGCGCGCAGGTTAATCACCTGATTGGCAATGGTGCATCGCTCACCATATCCGATCGTGGCTTCAGCCGCGAAACCACGCCACAAGGCACGGATTTCATTGTGTTGACCAAACCCTCCTTGCCGAAATATGCCAAGAAGACGCCGGCCAAGGTCAAGAAACAGCGCGTGGTGAGAAAAATCACCAAGCCCAAGCGCTCCGTGGCCGAGGTGAAAAAACCGAAACGGCGCGGCCTCTTCGGTCTGTTCAAGAAGCGCAACACGGATCAGGTCGCCAGCCGCTAG